The sequence GGAGGTAGCGCTCCCATTCCCAGAACACTCTCTACCCTCCTGCCTCCCGTCCTGTGCCCCTCATTCCTGGAGCCCACCTCCCTCTGTCAAGGACTTTGAGCCCTCTCATCTCTCCCTGTGACCCTTTTCCAGACCAGCCTGTGGTCCTCAGGCTTTGGGATGAAGCTGGAGGCTGTCACCCCATTCTTGGGGAAATACCGCCCCTTTGTGGGTCGCTGCTGCCAGACCTGTACCCCTAAGAGCTGGGTAAGTGACGGTCAAGCCAGGCCCTACCTTGGGAAGCTTGGTTCTGGGAGCCACAGCTGCCTCAGCCCTGGGAAGCAGCTTCCTTTATTCTTCCAAGCCCAGCCCTTCCCTGCGCCCGTTGTCTTTCAGGGGAATGGGTGCGCTAGTGTTTGTTGGTTGTTGGTTTGGGCCTGGCTCCTGGCTTCTGCCTCCCAGGCCTGGGAGAGTTGGGTGGGGAGGTACAGAGGGATCTGAGATGCCAGAGGGCTGGGGTCTGAGCATGCCTGCACTCAGAGTGGAGGGCCTAGAGACACTGTCCACTCAGAGTCAGCGAGTACTTTGCACATGCTTGGGGGATCTCTGTACGTCCATGCTGTGTGCTGGTGCTGATGGGACTCAGTGTTCTTGTGGAGATCCAGGCTACATGTTCCCTGCTGTTGGTGAGAGAACTTCTCAGAAATGATATGCTACTCTCCAAGAGGGTGATTCTGTAGAGGATGCAGCCCTTTTCTTTTGACCATGGAGCCCTCTCTCCTAACTGAACTTCAGGATCTGAGGTCAGACATCTTTTGGGAACTGCAGTGCTATAATCCATCTCTCagtagactgtatagtccatcagGTAAAGACCGCAGAAGACAGAGCAGGAGCTTTCCTTTACCGGTTTGCAAAGGCcccccaaagaaggaaatggcaacccactccagtattcttgcctggagaagcccatggacggaggagcctggtgggctacagtccacagggtcgcaaagagttggacacgactgagcgacttcactttaaaggCCCCCCAAGGACTTGCTCTCTGCCCCTTTCCGGCAGGAGTCCCTCTTCCACAGAAGCATAATGGACCTCGGCTTCTGCAATGTGATCCTGGTGAAGGAGGACAACACCAGGTAGTCAgagctggggttggggtggggtggtgggcaggGCCCTTGGGTACAGGGCTGCTGGGGCCCTGCTTTGTggtatcattttcttctttcgATGGGACAAGAATGGACCGTACCCTCTGCTCCAAACCCACGGGTGGGGACAGGCAGGCTTGGAGTTTTCCTGCAGCTCCTTTTGGGAGCTTTCAAGCCCTGAACCTGTACCCTGTTTCCTGGGGAGAGGGTATAGGAATGGGCCACAGGTGGGCAGGTGCTTCCTATTCCTGCTTCACGATAAGCCAAGCTCAGGTGTTTCCAGTCCACGGGACTAGGATGTGATCCCTTCCTGATGGAATACCCTCAGTGGGCCCTAGTTCGGGGGCTCTCTGAGACATCTACCCCGTGCTGTGGGGTCTGTGCCCAGGTTTCGGGGCTGGCTGGTTCGGAGGCTCTGCTATTTCTTGTGGTCACTGGAGCAGCACATACCACCCTGCCAGGATGCCTCACAGAAGATCATGGAAAGCACTGGGTGAGGAGGCAGGGACTGGGATCTGGTTGGTACTTCTGGGATCCTTAAAGGGATGACAAAGGCTCTAGGCGGGGCTGGTTGAAAGGACTGGTTTCTAGAGTGTTAGTGTGGTCAGGGACCCTTTTTTAAAGATGGAGGGTGAAGACTGGAGGCTGGGGCTGAGGGGAGTGACCTTAGGCCTGCTTCAGCCTCACACCGCAACCACCACCCCTACCCCCCACCACAGGGTGCGGAACGTCATCTCAGGGAGGGCtccaggaggggctggggaaggcCCGGTGCCCAGCCACGTGAAGAAAGAGGTACAGCGCATCTTGGGCCACatccaggccccgccccgccccttccTGCTCAGGTAACTCTGCCGAAGGGCGCCCTGGGCTGGGGCCTCTGCCCTTGGGGAGAGAGCATTGACTGGACTTGGGGAAAGACTAGACTCCCCTCCTGGGGGAGCTGGGTGGTATATTTACCAGACAGCCTGAGGGAGCCCTGATCTGGACACTAAGACTTTTGAAAACAGCTGGCTCCTTCAGGGGACCAGTTGGGTAAGGGGGAGGGGCTTTTATCTGAGCCAGCTCCCAGATTCCAGTCCAGGTTCTCACCACTGCTGGCCTGCTGTTGTATCTGTCCTGAGAGGGTGGGGGCTTAGGGGGATCATCTCAGGAACCCCTGGTTGTGATCTGGACTTCAGTGCCTCCTCTATTCTTCCACCTTTCCCCAGGTCAGGCTCCTGTGGAGAGAGGAGATGGGTGGTCTCCCATCTTGTAGGCCTGCCCACTCACTCACACATACCTGCCACTGTCACACCTGCTTCCTCCCACATGTGTCCTGCACAGGTTGGAGCTCCTCTTAGATGCAGAGCAGGCTTCTGGGGAAATGGAGATGTGCACATGCTTGCAAGAAGGACAGAACAAGGGCTAGGATTGAGAATACCTGAAGGCGGGGAAGAGACCTGTAAGCCCGGGACAGAGGGGGAATCGAGCCAGCCTTGGGGAAGTGAGGATGTCAGGGAACAGTTCTgccagagggaacagcatgaatTGTGGCTGCAGGAAAGGCCAGGTTTGCTCAAGAAGCTGATGTGGTTGGAAGCTGGCAAGTGAGGGAGTGAGTTGCTAGAAACAAAATCGAGAAGTAGAAGGGGGCAGATATGTAGAGCGAAGAAGTTTGGATTTGATTTGTAAATGCAGTGAAAACCAATGGAAAGATTTTAGACAGAGAATGACAACAAGATTAACTGAGGTCAAGAATAGAGAACAGGTCCTCTGAGGTCAAGAATAGAGAACAGGTCCTCTGGGGAGGCTGGTTGGTTAGTCCAGGTGAGATGATGGGGGATGGGGATGGCAGTAGAACTTGGGAAAATGGATTGAGAAACCAAAGTGAAATTAACAGGACTCACTGATGTATAGGAGGGTAGGAATGGGACCAGTGGAGGGAAAGGGGGCAGTTGCAGGTGAACTGGGTGTCTGGCTGAGCACCTGGTAATGTGGTTGGAGATGAGAAGACAGGCCTGGGGAGGAGTGAGTTTGGCCCACAAAAGGTGTTTTGGACATAAAAGTTTTCTGATAACTGACATACTGTGGAGACACTGAGGCAGCtgcttatatattaatatatgagtCTGGAGCTCAAAAAACAGGTTGAGACCAAGAATGTGTATTTGCAGGTCTTTAGCACATAGATGATACTCCTCCAGGGAGGAGTGAGTCACTGAGGGAGAGAGTACAGCACATGTGAGGCTCAGCTGTCTTGAAAGTGCTGAAAGGTCAAGTGAACAGGAACAGGAAGTAGAGGTTGTTGGCGACCTTTGACCAGCCTTCCATGTGACCATTCTTTGGCTTTGTCAAGACTTCCAGTCCCTTGACCTGAGCACCTTAAACCAGCCACCAGCCCACCTTTCCTGCCCTCCAGGCCTAGCTTAGATTCCAGGGCTCCTGGTGACAAAAGTGTCCTTGGGAGGGAGTCACTGGGCGCAACCCAGTTGTGTTTGAGCCCAGCTACCTGCCTTCTCTGCATCTAAGCGGCCGAAAGTTGCTGGAGACACACGCAGTGGGTAGGCCTATTTCCTTTGTGATTCTCAGAGGTGCACACAGCGCTCTCCAAGGCTCTGCTCTAGACTGCTGCTTCTCTGACTGACTCACTGTGTGCTGCTCACGCTTCACGGAGAAACAGAAGCCGTCTGATGAGGACGTACCACGTGTCCTCCATATTTCCATGCTGCCTGCGTCTATGCTTCTGTCTGTCTAAAGCCAGTCCTCTTATCAGACTTCTGGACATCCCCTCCCCAGAGATTTTGCCCCTTCattgtccccttttcttcttaCATTACTAACCCTTCCCTTTTAGTTCACTTTCCCCAGCAGTTTGCAAAGACAAGGCTGGTTATGCCTAGAGGGAGTCTTGGTtctctgatctcctttgggatacATGGGGGCGCAGGCGTGCTCTGAGGCAACTGGCCCATGACGTCTTCCTAGGGAAGTATCAGCACCTTGCAGGTGTGGGCTCTGCTGTCAGGCCCACCTTCCAGTCCCAGCACCCCCACTTCTTAGCTTTCTCTCCTACCCAGCAGCTTCTACAACCACTCTGAACCtcactttcctcttctgtaaaatgaggacagtaGTAGTGCCTGCTTTAGAGGAGTTCTGGGGGGCCCATACCTCAGACTGGGCACTGCTCTCCAGGCTGTTCAGCTGGGCACTGCTGCGGTTCCTGAACTGCCTCTTCCTGAACGTGCAGCTTTACAGGGGCCAGATGAAGATGGTCCACAAGGCCGCCCAGGCGGTAAGGCCCGCCCTCACGGGGACAGGAACAGGGCTAGGCCAAGCCCTGAGCCGGGACCAGTCCCGTCTGCTGGGTGGGAAAAATGCACTGCTCTTTGACGACCTTGTCTTCGTGTCTCACGGTCCTGCTCCCTAGAGGCTTCCTCTAACGGCTTTTCATCATGTCTTAACCATTACGTCAATGGATTACCTTAAAAGTTGTTGACAGAGCTCCTCCGCTTTTGGGAAATGTGCTCAGAGAAAGCCTGCTCAGCTgaaccctccctccctctgggacTGCCCTGGGTCTGGAGGCACTGGGTTTCAGCTGCCTGCATCTTCAGGGCGGGGGTATGGCTTGGCACTTCCATCTGGCTCTCCTGGAGCAGGGTTCGCCGCTCGTCTTCCTCTCTACCCACAAGTCAGTCCTGGATGGCATCCTGCTGCCCTTTGTGCTGCTCTCCCAGGGCGTGGGCGTGCTCCGTGTGGCTTGGGACCCCCGCACCTGTTCCCCCACCCTCAGGTAAAAGGCTTATGCCCTTAGAGGTACAGCAGCAAGGTCCCCAGACTGGGATAGaggtgtggggggagggaaggtggTGTTGCTAACAGCTCCCCAGAGGGTCTCTTCCTGGCCCTCTGCTCTGAGCATTGTGCAGCCCAGCCTGTGGGGCTCAGAGGGTGGGTCAGCTGTGGGCTCTAGGGCCATGCCTGGCCTCAGGGTGTTGAGGCAGGACCCAGGCTGGCCCTGAGTCAGCCACGGCTCTCACTTGCCTCCTGCTTGGTCCCATCTCCTGAGCACCTTCCCTCCTCTGCCCTGTGCCCCACAGAGCTCTGCTGAAGAAACTCGGCGGGCTTTTTCTGCCCCCAGAGGCCAACCTCTCCCTGGACACCCCTGAGGGGGTTCTTGCAAGGGCTGTGGTCCACGCGGTGAGTGCTGCGCCCCTAGTGGTGGTTTATGGGGCTAGGCCAGGGAACAGGGGCCTTGGCTGTTCTGATTTTGACACCTGACTCCCTCCACCCACTTCCAGACTGTGGAGCAGCTGCTGGCCAGCAGGCAGCCCCTGCTCATCTTCCTGGAGGAGCCCCCTGGGGTTCGGGGGCCTCGGCTATCAGCCCTGGGCCTGTCCTGGCTGGGCCTGGTGGTGCAGGCGGTCCAGGCAGGCATCATCCCAGACGCTCTGCTTGTGCCAGTGGCTGTCACCTATGACTTGGTTCCAGAGGCATCCCATGATGCATGCCACGTAAGACCTTCCTGCCCTGGGTCCCCAAGTGGATACCATCTCCAGAGAGGAGGCACAGTGTTGTGTCCTGTGACTGAGGCCCCTCGGGGCTGGGCTTAATGGGGGAGTGCAAAGGAACCTCACCCCTGTGGTGGTTATCCTGTGGCACCCGCCGAGGCTGTAACAGTCATCCTCTCATCTCATTCTCAAAAGACCTTGCTGGGGAAGGATTTTTCCTGTTTCATAGACAAGAAAATGAGCCTGGAGAGGTCACGGTCATGTACCGGTTGGAACGGAAGGCCTGCACCAGGCCCGCCGGCTCCCTCAgtgcctccctccttcctgcagGCTTTGGCCCCCCTGGGGCTGTGGACAGGCCTTCTGGCTGTTCTACGGAGCCTGCGACGCTGGGGCTGCAGCCGCCGAGTCTGTGTCCGTGTGCATCTGGCCCAGCCCTTCTCCCTGCAGGTGTGGGCCCTGTTGGGCAAGGCTGGGAGTACCTGTGGTCTGTCCTAGGGCTTCTGGCAGCCTGGCCTTCAGGCCACTGCAAGGATGGCCTGGCTCACTTCAGATGGGCTGTATGTAGGCTTCCAGGTGGGCCAGGGCAGACCACCTAAGAGCCTTATCCTGGGCAGGAATACACCATCAACGCCAGAAGCTGCTGGGGCAGCAGGCAGACCCTGGAGCAGCTGCTGCAGCCCATCGTGCTGGGCCAGTGGTAAGGGCAGAGGAATATGAGGGTCTTGGGCAAGGGAGGCAGCTCTAAGACCCCAGCTCGTGAGCTGGCACCCCCTCCTGTCCTGACCACAGACACGTCACCAGCCCCAGCCTTCCCTCCCCAGCTAATCTGTGTCCTCTCAGACCATCCAGGTGCCCCTGCCCCGCCTGTAAGCTGGGTGTGGGTTATGGCACACGGGCCTGGAAAGGACTGAGGGTACATGAGCCCCCCTTGCAGGGATGGAAACGCCCTCACCTTTATATTCAGAAGGCTCTGGGCGCCCCCGCGGTTGTCTTGACACTTGGTCCCCTCACCTGTGATCTGTGTCTCTCTCCTAGCACCGCTGTCCCTGACACTGAGAAGGAGCAGGAGTGGACACCTGTGACCGGGCCCCTTCTGGCCCTCAGGCAGGAGGACCAGCTGCTGGTCAGGAGGCTAAGCTGGCACGTCCTGAATGGTGAGGGGCCTCGGTCTGGCCTCGGGGGAGGCTCCTGAGCACCGTGTCCTCCCAGCTGGCCAGTGGGTCAGGGCCCTCTGTTCCGGGTGGGTTTCTGCATCTGCCCCCTCTCGTGGGCTCGTTGGGGCACATGAAGACTGGCGCCTGACCCTGCCCTTGCCCCCGAGGAGGGGGCAGCCAGGGGGACGTGGTGGAGCCACTAAGTGAGGGCACACTTTGAGGTGACACTGGCTGAACCGAATGACGTATGTCAGGGACTTAACAGGTACCTGGAACAGAGGGGCCCTTAATAGCATTGTCACCATCTTCTCAAGTGTCTATGCTGTGGCAGAGACTGTGGGCTGGTGGGTagtaagggctttcctggtggcttagatggtaaagaatcttcctgcaatacaggagacctgggttagatccctgggttgagaagatcccctagaaaaggaaatggcaacccactccagtattcttgcctggagaatccccataggcagaagagcctggcgggttactgtccatggagctgcaaagagtcagacacgactgagtgactaagcacagcacaggcctacaggaggcagggagggtctCTGAGCCTCCAGCCTGGGTTGCGGcatatatttgataaatgtcAATTCTCCACCAGGGAGGGTGGCACGCGAGGCCCAGGCCTGCCGTGCCCTTCCCAGGATGGAGTGGTGTGGGAGTATGTGTGTGGCTGCTGGCAGGGAGGTGTTCTTGACTGGGAAGACTTGCCCAGTGATGGGGGGACGGAGCTGCTGGGCCTCGGCCCCTGACCAGCATCCCTGACCCCTGGCTCCAGCCAGCGTGGCGAGCTCCGCGGTGATGAGCACGGCCATCATGGCGACGCTGCTGCTGTTCAGGCACCAGAAGGTAGGGCccggggtgctcagggctggagggaggagccACGGCCCTTGGCTAAGTCCCCCTCTGCCCACCCAGGGCGTCTTCCTGTCGCAGCTCCTGGGGGAGTTCTCCTGGCTGACAGAGGAGACGTTGCTGCGTGGCTTTGACGTGGGCTTCTCAGGGCAGCTGCGGTGCCTGCTGCAGCACACGCTGAGCCTGCTGCGGCCACACGTGGCCCTGCTGCGCATCCAGCAGGGGGACTTGCTGGTGGTTCCACGCCCTGGCCCAGGCCTCACGTCACTGGCACGCCTGAGCGCCGAGCTGCTGCCCGCCTTCCTGAGCGAGGCTGTGGGTGGTGAGTCCCCAGGGCTTGCAGTGGCTGGAATGCGCAGGGGTGAGGGGCATGGCGCGCCGCCTCatgtctgcctcctcctcccccagcctgtgCTGTGCGAGGGCTGCTGGCAGGCAGGGTGCCGCCCGAGGGCCCCTGGGAGCTGCAAGGCATCGAGCTGCTGAGCCAGAAGGAGCTGTACTGCcagatcctgctgctgctgcactTGCTGCCACAGGACCTGCTGCTACTGCAGGTGAGACCTCCCCCGCAGCCGACTCAGTCCTGCGCTTCACCTCCTGGACGGAGGGCCCTGCATGCCCGAGCCCTGTGGCGGCAGGTCTGGTCGGGCTGCGTCTCTGGGCCGCCCTGCCCAGCTGGCCTGAGGTCACATGGGTGCCTCTCTTCGCCCCTCAGCCCTGCCAGTCTTCCTACTGCTACTGTCAGGAGGTGCTGGACCGTCTCATCCAGTGTGGGCTCCTCGTGGCTGAGGAGGTAGGAAGGGGGCTGTGGACAGGAGCCCCTGCC is a genomic window of Muntiacus reevesi chromosome 3, mMunRee1.1, whole genome shotgun sequence containing:
- the GPAT2 gene encoding glycerol-3-phosphate acyltransferase 2, mitochondrial isoform X3 translates to MNTMAEARFQTQQRSSQDGRETSLWSSGFGMKLEAVTPFLGKYRPFVGRCCQTCTPKSWESLFHRSIMDLGFCNVILVKEDNTRFRGWLVRRLCYFLWSLEQHIPPCQDASQKIMESTGVRNVISGRAPGGAGEGPVPSHVKKEVQRILGHIQAPPRPFLLRLFSWALLRFLNCLFLNVQLYRGQMKMVHKAAQAGSPLVFLSTHKSVLDGILLPFVLLSQGVGVLRVAWDPRTCSPTLRALLKKLGGLFLPPEANLSLDTPEGVLARAVVHAALAPLGLWTGLLAVLRSLRRWGCSRRVCVRVHLAQPFSLQEYTINARSCWGSRQTLEQLLQPIVLGQCTAVPDTEKEQEWTPVTGPLLALRQEDQLLVRRLSWHVLNASVASSAVMSTAIMATLLLFRHQKGVFLSQLLGEFSWLTEETLLRGFDVGFSGQLRCLLQHTLSLLRPHVALLRIQQGDLLVVPRPGPGLTSLARLSAELLPAFLSEAVGACAVRGLLAGRVPPEGPWELQGIELLSQKELYCQILLLLHLLPQDLLLLQPCQSSYCYCQEVLDRLIQCGLLVAEETPGSQPACDTGRQRLSAKLLWKLSGDFTDSDSDDFEEAEGRYFRLSQQSRCPDFFLFLCRLLSPVLKAFAQAAAFLHRGQLPDTESGYAEQLFQFLQATAQEEGLFECADPNLAISAIWTFRDLGVLQQMPGPTGPVLHLSQAFASRESQEKLGQFIRQFICS
- the GPAT2 gene encoding glycerol-3-phosphate acyltransferase 2, mitochondrial isoform X2, with translation MNTMAEARFQTQQRSSQDGRETSLWSSGFGMKLEAVTPFLGKYRPFVGRCCQTCTPKSWESLFHRSIMDLGFCNVILVKEDNTRFRGWLVRRLCYFLWSLEQHIPPCQDASQKIMESTGVRNVISGRAPGGAGEGPVPSHVKKEVQRILGHIQAPPRPFLLRLFSWALLRFLNCLFLNVQLYRGQMKMVHKAAQAGSPLVFLSTHKSVLDGILLPFVLLSQGVGVLRVAWDPRTCSPTLRALLKKLGGLFLPPEANLSLDTPEGVLARAVVHATVEQLLASRQPLLIFLEEPPGVRGPRLSALGLSWLGLVVQAVQAGIIPDALLVPVAVTYDLVPEASHDACHALAPLGLWTGLLAVLRSLRRWGCSRRVCVRVHLAQPFSLQEYTINARSCWGSRQTLEQLLQPIVLGQCTAVPDTEKEQEWTPVTGPLLALRQEDQLLVRRLSWHVLNASVASSAVMSTAIMATLLLFRHQKLLGEFSWLTEETLLRGFDVGFSGQLRCLLQHTLSLLRPHVALLRIQQGDLLVVPRPGPGLTSLARLSAELLPAFLSEAVGACAVRGLLAGRVPPEGPWELQGIELLSQKELYCQILLLLHLLPQDLLLLQPCQSSYCYCQEVLDRLIQCGLLVAEETPGSQPACDTGRQRLSAKLLWKLSGDFTDSDSDDFEEAEGRYFRLSQQSRCPDFFLFLCRLLSPVLKAFAQAAAFLHRGQLPDTESGYAEQLFQFLQATAQEEGLFECADPNLAISAIWTFRDLGVLQQMPGPTGPVLHLSQAFASRESQEKLGQFIRQFICS
- the GPAT2 gene encoding glycerol-3-phosphate acyltransferase 2, mitochondrial isoform X1 — its product is MNTMAEARFQTQQRSSQDGRETSLWSSGFGMKLEAVTPFLGKYRPFVGRCCQTCTPKSWESLFHRSIMDLGFCNVILVKEDNTRFRGWLVRRLCYFLWSLEQHIPPCQDASQKIMESTGVRNVISGRAPGGAGEGPVPSHVKKEVQRILGHIQAPPRPFLLRLFSWALLRFLNCLFLNVQLYRGQMKMVHKAAQAGSPLVFLSTHKSVLDGILLPFVLLSQGVGVLRVAWDPRTCSPTLRALLKKLGGLFLPPEANLSLDTPEGVLARAVVHATVEQLLASRQPLLIFLEEPPGVRGPRLSALGLSWLGLVVQAVQAGIIPDALLVPVAVTYDLVPEASHDACHALAPLGLWTGLLAVLRSLRRWGCSRRVCVRVHLAQPFSLQEYTINARSCWGSRQTLEQLLQPIVLGQCTAVPDTEKEQEWTPVTGPLLALRQEDQLLVRRLSWHVLNASVASSAVMSTAIMATLLLFRHQKGVFLSQLLGEFSWLTEETLLRGFDVGFSGQLRCLLQHTLSLLRPHVALLRIQQGDLLVVPRPGPGLTSLARLSAELLPAFLSEAVGACAVRGLLAGRVPPEGPWELQGIELLSQKELYCQILLLLHLLPQDLLLLQPCQSSYCYCQEVLDRLIQCGLLVAEETPGSQPACDTGRQRLSAKLLWKLSGDFTDSDSDDFEEAEGRYFRLSQQSRCPDFFLFLCRLLSPVLKAFAQAAAFLHRGQLPDTESGYAEQLFQFLQATAQEEGLFECADPNLAISAIWTFRDLGVLQQMPGPTGPVLHLSQAFASRESQEKLGQFIRQFICS
- the GPAT2 gene encoding glycerol-3-phosphate acyltransferase 2, mitochondrial isoform X4; its protein translation is MNTMAEARFQTQQRSSQDGRETSLWSSGFGMKLEAVTPFLGKYRPFVGRCCQTCTPKSWESLFHRSIMDLGFCNVILVKEDNTRFRGWLVRRLCYFLWSLEQHIPPCQDASQKIMESTGVRNVISGRAPGGAGEGPVPSHVKKEVQRILGHIQAPPRPFLLRLFSWALLRFLNCLFLNVQLYRGQMKMVHKAAQAGSPLVFLSTHKSVLDGILLPFVLLSQGVGVLRVAWDPRTCSPTLRALLKKLGGLFLPPEANLSLDTPEGVLARAVVHAALAPLGLWTGLLAVLRSLRRWGCSRRVCVRVHLAQPFSLQEYTINARSCWGSRQTLEQLLQPIVLGQCTAVPDTEKEQEWTPVTGPLLALRQEDQLLVRRLSWHVLNASVASSAVMSTAIMATLLLFRHQKLLGEFSWLTEETLLRGFDVGFSGQLRCLLQHTLSLLRPHVALLRIQQGDLLVVPRPGPGLTSLARLSAELLPAFLSEAVGACAVRGLLAGRVPPEGPWELQGIELLSQKELYCQILLLLHLLPQDLLLLQPCQSSYCYCQEVLDRLIQCGLLVAEETPGSQPACDTGRQRLSAKLLWKLSGDFTDSDSDDFEEAEGRYFRLSQQSRCPDFFLFLCRLLSPVLKAFAQAAAFLHRGQLPDTESGYAEQLFQFLQATAQEEGLFECADPNLAISAIWTFRDLGVLQQMPGPTGPVLHLSQAFASRESQEKLGQFIRQFICS